Proteins from one Penaeus monodon isolate SGIC_2016 chromosome 39, NSTDA_Pmon_1, whole genome shotgun sequence genomic window:
- the LOC119597645 gene encoding uncharacterized protein LOC119597645, whose amino-acid sequence MPFTRHIVNGFRYQVAVNEHGRNVLAEVLKWTYKGGNLSVKKYFETQRGTNRKFKDMFNSEQRDILNKETPYLLNAGATFQGYDLSLLYTILRNFCGLEEPNSDVWKNPASGKRLEYLICRLKQERNDIAHIKVIKELTDEEIIKKLKWLKCLLSRIVRTAGTISGKQPHIPRTVIEGIKREFKQLLTKVREPLDPYDHSLLPQLQEDLMIFRNIIEEQVKEDSCVELRKLYPDLWDVTLAKWLYPDLTVRPSLNFTNLIIKEDTTRSLPLDAHPRTISHEDILQVTRRNGDLPEVLIISGEGGVGKTTLLKFLIETWVEQTMQIKGLENVSHLIYFQLRGSNISSFRDLLKILLPDTFKESGVKIEYFEDFFLNFSVVFLLDGYDEANENSKKLVNDLLKFQRSNMRFVITTRPGCLTDLIPIAEQRKKVMNIEIKGIHRKDRMSFVERTLSGIEPKPDHIDDLKINIIANLETLHMDLDELDVPLTITLVIIRELKNPAERSTDIYEDLTVLMMGKITERLAVQEYSDAASKVKKYFTALKKVSLRGLKRKEHDLLPDTIEELEKECEKLEVPHIDMLSGFFSSKRTWDGTSFEQTWSFPHNKFQEHWAAGFVVTQFSDWKLEKIREPLKEEVGCLVDHPYMKLFFEDSEEARQFLEDSASDKEEMFIDLMCKVVGFVMKSQKPLIKRYLPALTSLLLYSKCSRPVKRRRCNKLCKLLRASGNATNMLELCISALQDIDSTDILGSLYKEIVAITDHLRPQHVIRTTEDEEEDEPEDDHKCDVEFAFHQLVKRNVEIVTQEKVKHETVPKLIDFAQNTFCSIQKIMEPESTSEGIHELASSLPKLLDAFK is encoded by the coding sequence ATGCCTTTCACCAGACACATAGTCAACGGATTCCGGTACCAAGTGGCAGTGAACGAACATGGTCGGAACGTACTGGCTGAGGTTCTGAAGTGGACATACAAAGGAGGAAACCTGAGCGTTAAAAAGTACTTCGAAACACAGAGGGGTACAAATAGGAAATTCAAAGATATGTTTAATAGTGAACAACGTGATATACTAAATAAAGAAACTCCATATCTGCTAAACGCTGGTGCAACCTTTCAGGGATATgacctttctctcctttatacCATTCTTCGGAATTTTTGTGGGCTGGAAGAACCCAACTCAGACGTATGGAAGAATCCTGCTTCGGGGAAAAGGCTGGAATACCTTATATGTAGGCTAAAGCAGGAGCGTAACGACATTGCACATATAAAAGTTATCAAAGAATTAACTGATGAAGAGATTATAAAGAAGCTGAAATGGCTGAAGTGCCTATTATCAAGAATTGTTAGAACAGCCGGCACCATTTCTGGGAAGCAACCACACATCCCACGTACTGTAATCGAGGGGATCAAACGGGAGTTTAAGCAACTATTAACAAAGGTACGGGAGCCATTAGATCCTTACGACCACTCATTGCTACCACAACTACAAGAAGATCTTATGATCTTTCGTAATATTATCGAAGAGCAAGTCAAAGAAGACAGCTGTGTAGAACTGCGCAAGCTTTACCCTGACCTATGGGATGTTACCCTTGCGAAGTGGCTGTACCCAGATCTGACAGTGCGCCCAAGCCTAAATTTTACCAATTTGATCATCAAAGAAGACACGACACGTTCCTTGCCCCTGGACGCACACCCTCGAACCATATCCCACGAGGATATTCTTCAAGTAACGCGCAGAAATGGCGATCTGCCTGAAGTGCTGATTATATCAGGTGAAGGAGGTGTGGGGAAAACCACCCTCCTTAAATTCCTGATTGAAACTTGGGTGGAACAAACAATGCAAATCAAAGGACTTGAAAATGTTTCACATCTGATTTACTTTCAGCTTCGAGGATCTAACATCAGCAGTTTTAGGGACTTGTTAAAGATTTTGCTTCCAGACACTTTTAAGGAATCCGGAGTTAAGATAGAGTATTTTGAAGACTTCTTCTTGAATTTCAGTGTAGTCTTTCTTCTGGATGGTTATGATGAAGCAAACGAAAATTCAAAGAAACTTGTCAATGACCTACTAAAGTTTCAAAGAAGTAATATGCGTTTTGTGATAACTACCAGGCCAGGCTGCTTGACCGATCTGATTCCCATTGCAGAGCAAAGAAAGAAGGTAATGAACATTGAAATCAAGGGAATACATAGGAAAGACCGCATGTCTTTTGTTGAAAGAACATTATCTGGGATTGAACCTAAACCAGACCACATAGATGACTTGAAGATTAATATCATTGCAAATCTTGAGACCTTACATATGGACTTGGATGAGCTGGACGTCCCTCTGACAATAACACTTGTGATTATTCGTGAGTTGAAAAATCCCGCCGAACGCTCTACAGATATCTATGAGGATTTAACAGTCCTCATGATGGGCAAAATCACAGAGAGATTAGCAGTACAAGAGTATTCTGATGCTGCAAGCAAGGTCAAAAAATATTTCACTGCCTTGAAGAAAGTGTCCCTTCGTGgtctgaaaagaaaagaacatgatCTGTTGCCAGATACAATAGAGGAATTGGAAAAAGAGTGTGAAAAGCTGGAAGTGCCACACATAGACATGTTATCTGGATTTTTCAGTTCAAAGAGAACCTGGGACGGTACCTCATTTGAACAGACTTGGTCCTTCCCACACAATAAGTTCCAAGAACACTGGGCAGCTGGATTTGTTGTCACACAATTTTCAGAttggaaattagaaaaaattagAGAGCCACTCAAAGAAGAGGTTGGATGTTTAGTAGATCACCCTTACATGAAATTGTTCTTTGAAGACTCTGAAGAAGCGAGGCAATTTTTGGAAGACAGTGCAAGTGATAAGGAAGAGATGTTCATCGATTTAATGTGCAAAGTAGTAGGTTTTGTGATGAAGAGTCAAAAACCACTGATTAAGCGATATCTCCCTGCACTCACTAGTCTTCTTCTATACAGCAAATGCTCTCGTCCAGTAAAAAGAAGGAGATGTAACAAATTGTGCAAATTACTGCGAGCATCAGGGAATGCAACAAATATGTTAGAGTTATGCATTAGTGCACTGCAAGACATCGATAGCACTGACATATTAGGAAGCCTCTATAAAgaaatagtagcaataacagaCCATCTTAGGCCTCAACATGTCATTCGGACAacggaagacgaagaggaagatgaaCCTGAAGACGACCATAAATGTGATGTGGAGTTTGCTTTCCACCAGCTGGTCAAGCGAAATGTCGAAATCGTGACACAGGAGAAAGTTAAACATGAAACAGTCCCAAAACTAATAGATTTTGCACAAAATACCTTTTGTTCCATCCAGAAGATTATGGAACCAGAATCAACATCTGAAGGAATCCACGAATTGGCATCAAGTTTGCCTAAATTACTAGATgcatttaaataa